One Pseudomonas brassicacearum genomic region harbors:
- a CDS encoding DMT family transporter: MICFAMLAFAANSLLCRLALKHTNIDAASFSVVRLASGASVLWLLCALRRTSTIGKGSWQGAAALFVYVFAFSFAYRHLETGTGALLLFGAVQLSMVLYGVFKGERMHTLAVVGFVLAIVGLVSLLLPGAAAPDPVSALTMLLSGVAWGIYSLLGKTVADPLATTTDNFLRSIPLVLMASLPFLSALRWDPQGILYAVLSGALASGVGYAVWYVAVRHLAAFQAATVQLSVPILASLAGIVFLGESLSVRMVLASIAVLGGVALVLGGKHGRATGS, translated from the coding sequence ATGATCTGTTTCGCCATGCTCGCCTTTGCCGCGAACTCGCTGCTGTGCCGCCTGGCGCTTAAGCACACCAACATCGATGCCGCGAGTTTCAGCGTGGTCCGGCTGGCCAGCGGGGCATCGGTTTTATGGCTGTTGTGTGCCTTGAGGCGGACCTCAACCATAGGCAAAGGCAGTTGGCAGGGCGCCGCAGCCTTGTTCGTTTACGTCTTTGCTTTTTCTTTCGCGTACCGTCATTTGGAGACCGGGACGGGGGCGCTGCTGTTGTTTGGCGCGGTTCAACTGAGCATGGTTCTGTACGGCGTGTTCAAAGGCGAGCGGATGCACACGTTGGCAGTCGTTGGGTTTGTGCTGGCGATTGTTGGCTTGGTTAGCCTGCTGCTTCCAGGTGCCGCAGCACCTGACCCCGTTAGCGCACTCACGATGCTGTTATCGGGGGTGGCATGGGGGATCTACTCACTGCTTGGCAAAACTGTCGCCGATCCGCTGGCCACCACAACCGACAACTTCTTGCGCTCGATTCCCCTGGTCTTGATGGCAAGCTTGCCGTTTCTCTCTGCGCTGCGTTGGGATCCGCAGGGGATACTTTATGCGGTTCTTTCCGGCGCGCTGGCGTCAGGCGTCGGCTACGCGGTCTGGTACGTCGCGGTGCGTCATTTGGCAGCGTTTCAAGCCGCGACGGTGCAGCTGAGCGTGCCCATCCTGGCTTCGCTGGCGGGCATCGTTTTTCTGGGGGAAAGCCTGAGCGTAAGGATGGTGTTGGCATCCATTGCTGTACTGGGCGGCGTTGCGTTGGTGCTGGGTGGCAAG
- a CDS encoding TetR/AcrR family transcriptional regulator, which translates to MGKKNAVVAAEPAETSTKERILKIAAQLFSTRGFHATGMAELEKATGLARGALYYHIGSKEELLFEITSRYLRVLIAEGTPLCESDQPAEDKFRQFSAIVMRTIVTHLAEMTVCFREVYSVIGERQTELLDLHRQYEKLWSNILKAGVSEGTFRTSDSLAVKAILGIHHYSYLWIKPGGPRSPESIATFFCDTLLPGLKVEPRPA; encoded by the coding sequence ATGGGAAAAAAGAACGCCGTCGTCGCTGCCGAACCTGCTGAAACAAGCACTAAGGAGCGGATACTGAAGATCGCTGCGCAGCTGTTCTCGACGCGCGGGTTTCACGCAACCGGCATGGCTGAGTTGGAAAAAGCCACTGGCCTGGCTCGAGGCGCGCTGTATTACCACATCGGCAGCAAGGAAGAGTTGCTGTTCGAAATCACCAGCCGGTATTTGCGAGTGCTCATCGCAGAAGGTACGCCCCTGTGCGAGAGCGACCAGCCTGCAGAAGATAAATTTCGCCAATTCTCGGCCATCGTGATGCGCACGATTGTCACCCACCTGGCCGAAATGACGGTGTGTTTTCGAGAAGTGTATTCGGTCATTGGCGAGCGCCAGACTGAATTGCTCGACCTGCACCGGCAGTATGAAAAGCTCTGGTCGAATATCCTCAAGGCTGGCGTGAGCGAGGGGACCTTCCGCACATCTGACTCGTTAGCCGTGAAGGCTATTCTTGGTATCCACCACTACAGCTACTTGTGGATCAAGCCCGGTGGCCCGCGCTCTCCGGAATCCATCGCGACGTTCTTTTGCGACACCCTCCTGCCCGGACTGAAGGTTGAGCCGCGCCCGGCTTGA
- the soxC gene encoding sulfite dehydrogenase yields the protein MTKKSMVPAKQDMPQTSLARRDFLIKSGAVIGTAAFALGDSDLVSAETTNVAPLDPNLPLEVPQWTRSLGAPTASPYGKPSTFETKAVRNLYPGLKDTMSAYSTSPLQELDGIITPNGLFYERHHAGVPQIDPAQHRLVIHGLTENALIFTVDEIRQFPAVSRVHFMECSGNPSFLPPWGKTAAEVSGLVSCAEWTGVPLKTLLDEAGLKPQAKWIIAEGADGAAMTRSIPIEKCLDDVMVVYSQNGERLRPEQGYPLRLFVPGYEGNTHIKWLRRLHVTDAPAYSREETAKYTDLMADGKARKFSFVMECKSLVTYPSGTQKLTRKGLHEMRGIAWSGHGKITRVDVSVDGGNNWTQAKLQEPILTKALTVFRAPFEWNGQELMIMSRAIDETGYVQPMLEQLIDERGKVSFYHNNSVQPWRVSSNGEVTNGRA from the coding sequence ATGACAAAAAAATCCATGGTCCCCGCCAAGCAAGACATGCCTCAAACATCTTTGGCTCGCAGGGATTTCTTGATTAAAAGCGGGGCCGTTATCGGTACTGCTGCCTTTGCTCTGGGCGATAGCGACCTGGTCAGCGCAGAGACGACCAACGTCGCCCCTCTTGATCCGAACCTGCCCCTTGAAGTCCCGCAATGGACCCGTAGCCTTGGCGCTCCCACTGCAAGCCCTTATGGCAAACCTTCAACGTTCGAAACCAAAGCGGTCAGGAATTTATATCCCGGCCTGAAGGACACGATGTCCGCCTACAGCACCTCGCCACTTCAAGAGTTGGACGGCATCATTACCCCGAACGGCCTGTTCTATGAGCGCCATCACGCGGGCGTCCCGCAAATCGATCCGGCGCAACACCGGCTGGTGATCCACGGCCTCACCGAAAACGCCTTGATCTTTACCGTGGACGAGATACGCCAGTTCCCCGCCGTGTCACGCGTGCACTTCATGGAGTGTTCGGGCAATCCATCGTTTCTACCTCCCTGGGGCAAAACCGCCGCCGAAGTCAGTGGCCTGGTGAGTTGCGCTGAATGGACGGGCGTTCCCCTGAAGACCCTGCTGGATGAAGCAGGGCTCAAGCCGCAAGCCAAGTGGATCATCGCCGAAGGGGCGGACGGCGCGGCAATGACACGCAGCATTCCCATCGAGAAATGCCTGGACGATGTGATGGTTGTCTACAGCCAGAACGGCGAGCGTCTAAGGCCGGAACAGGGCTACCCGCTGCGCCTGTTTGTCCCCGGCTACGAGGGCAATACCCACATCAAATGGCTACGCCGACTTCATGTCACCGATGCGCCCGCCTACAGCCGGGAAGAAACCGCCAAATACACCGACTTGATGGCGGACGGCAAAGCTCGGAAGTTTTCCTTCGTCATGGAGTGCAAATCGCTGGTGACCTACCCTTCCGGCACCCAGAAACTGACACGCAAGGGCCTGCATGAGATGCGTGGCATCGCCTGGAGCGGCCACGGCAAAATCACCCGCGTTGACGTTTCCGTCGATGGCGGCAATAACTGGACGCAAGCCAAATTACAAGAACCCATTCTGACCAAGGCGCTGACTGTCTTCAGGGCGCCTTTCGAATGGAACGGCCAGGAATTGATGATCATGAGCCGCGCCATCGACGAGACCGGCTATGTTCAGCCGATGCTGGAACAGTTGATTGATGAACGTGGCAAGGTCTCTTTCTACCACAACAATTCGGTGCAACCGTGGCGTGTTTCCAGCAATGGGGAGGTGACCAATGGACGGGCTTAA
- a CDS encoding c-type cytochrome, with protein sequence MDGLKGGSFLIGLLCACALTHASAQSQYGLGTKATEAQIASWNIDVAPDGKALPPGRATVADGEKVYMSSCVSCHGVKLEGGIGPALAGGAGTLTTEKPLKTVGSYWPYATTLFDYIRRAMPFQAPQSLSNEQVYAVTGYILHMNKLLDANATVDASTLADVKMPNRDGFYTDDRPDSKAVACMSNCLKAH encoded by the coding sequence ATGGACGGGCTTAAAGGTGGATCGTTTCTCATCGGTTTGCTGTGCGCCTGTGCGCTGACTCATGCCTCGGCACAATCCCAATACGGTTTGGGCACCAAGGCTACCGAAGCGCAGATCGCCAGTTGGAACATCGACGTGGCGCCCGACGGCAAGGCCTTGCCTCCAGGGCGCGCAACGGTGGCTGATGGGGAAAAGGTCTACATGAGCAGCTGCGTCAGCTGCCATGGCGTGAAGCTCGAAGGTGGCATCGGCCCCGCGTTGGCGGGGGGCGCTGGAACGCTGACGACTGAAAAACCGCTCAAGACAGTCGGCAGCTATTGGCCCTATGCAACGACGCTTTTCGACTACATCCGCAGAGCCATGCCCTTCCAGGCGCCACAGTCATTGTCCAACGAACAAGTCTATGCGGTGACCGGCTACATCCTGCACATGAACAAGCTGCTGGACGCCAACGCGACCGTGGATGCATCGACCTTGGCGGATGTAAAGATGCCGAATCGAGACGGTTTTTATACCGACGACAGACCGGACAGCAAGGCGGTTGCCTGTATGTCGAACTGTTTAAAAGCTCACTGA
- a CDS encoding DUF2946 family protein: protein MKLASREKSMIAWVLYFSILFGSLLCAMGHGQMAGLRLSGLDGGLFCSTDGGAIFEGLQDVPAPSLPVVADCVIASLFGAILLAAFFGLLALLAGEPTKPLPAQPTRCLPRQRWPLINPRASPALLPSP from the coding sequence ATGAAGCTGGCCAGCCGCGAAAAATCGATGATTGCCTGGGTGCTGTACTTCAGCATCCTGTTCGGTTCGTTGCTGTGCGCGATGGGCCATGGACAAATGGCCGGCTTGCGATTGAGCGGTTTGGACGGCGGACTGTTTTGCTCTACTGACGGCGGGGCAATATTCGAGGGCCTGCAGGATGTGCCCGCCCCTTCGCTGCCCGTCGTCGCTGATTGCGTCATTGCGAGCCTGTTCGGTGCGATCCTGCTGGCGGCGTTTTTCGGGCTGCTCGCCCTGCTTGCCGGCGAGCCAACCAAGCCCTTGCCCGCACAACCGACCCGTTGCCTACCCAGGCAGCGATGGCCCTTGATCAATCCTCGCGCCTCCCCCGCCCTGCTTCCCTCGCCTTGA
- a CDS encoding TonB-dependent receptor: MFRLTTLALLAGSTCAWAQDTTLNLPTSYINASADQPKPATSLDLDTPIESGSRLNLSARENPASVSVADRKTMERIGARNFQDAANALPGVNASAPPGWGGYVSYRGFNGAQISQLFNGINLQYGGAARPVAAWIYDRVELLGGPSSFLNGSGAVGGSLNVITKLANRDEDTFEGRMSYGRYDTWETAVGFNKALNSGDGPRHYARLDYSRTNSNGYIDRQENGAGNLAFSLLSDINDRLSHTLAIEYLEEKEDSPYWGTPVLQPLTGKLQIDKRNRFNNYNVEDGRYEQSTRWIRSITDYQLDDNTQLRNTFYHYDGQRDYRNLEVYRYNSDNSAIARSGGYRQRHDQEVNGDRIELTHQAQLFGLASDWALGVDYNTNQQTNYPLSKGAFDTIDPDGFEPGHFLDIPGMDAPRSKGRSTWTDTSSAFVENRTRLTEQLALITALRYDHIDFEVVDHAAQARLDKRWDAITGRLGLVYDLTSNVSLYTQYSTSAEPPGGTLTSASIAQVGDFDLSTGRQFEVGSKFDFLDGRGSATAAAYRIVRKNISVPSSTVPNTTEQAGQQTSTGIELAASFKITPKLLAAGNFSWVRAEYDEFNETIAGVVFSRKGKNPVNIPDRVANLWLTYDVAPDWQLGADVRYVSSVYANTANTTWVPSYTVYGLSMTHDLDKHVQVSARLRNLTDEVYARFIHQSNTQYYVGEPRSLEIAVQWKY; encoded by the coding sequence ATGTTTCGCTTGACTACTTTAGCGCTGCTCGCGGGCAGCACCTGCGCGTGGGCGCAAGACACGACACTGAACTTACCCACCAGCTACATCAACGCCTCGGCCGACCAGCCGAAACCGGCCACCAGCCTGGACCTGGACACCCCCATCGAAAGCGGCTCGCGCCTGAACCTCAGTGCTCGGGAAAATCCCGCCTCTGTGAGCGTGGCCGATCGCAAGACAATGGAACGCATCGGGGCACGCAACTTTCAGGACGCGGCGAACGCCCTGCCTGGGGTGAACGCTTCCGCGCCGCCCGGCTGGGGTGGCTATGTGTCGTACCGTGGTTTCAACGGTGCCCAGATCAGCCAGTTGTTCAACGGCATCAATCTGCAATACGGCGGCGCAGCACGTCCGGTCGCCGCCTGGATTTATGACCGGGTGGAATTGCTCGGCGGCCCCTCCTCGTTCCTCAACGGCAGCGGTGCCGTGGGTGGCAGCCTGAACGTGATCACCAAGCTTGCCAACCGCGACGAAGATACCTTCGAAGGCCGGATGAGCTACGGTCGCTACGACACCTGGGAAACCGCGGTCGGCTTCAATAAAGCGCTCAACAGTGGCGATGGCCCACGCCACTACGCGCGCCTCGACTACAGCCGCACCAACAGCAACGGCTACATCGACCGCCAGGAGAACGGTGCGGGCAACCTGGCCTTCTCGCTGCTCAGCGACATCAACGACCGACTCTCCCATACGCTGGCGATCGAGTACCTGGAGGAGAAGGAAGACAGTCCCTACTGGGGCACGCCGGTGCTGCAACCGCTGACCGGCAAGCTGCAGATCGACAAGCGCAACCGCTTCAACAACTACAACGTCGAGGACGGTCGCTACGAGCAGAGCACCCGCTGGATACGCTCGATCACCGACTACCAGCTGGACGACAACACCCAATTGCGCAATACCTTCTACCACTACGATGGCCAGCGCGATTACCGCAACCTTGAGGTCTACCGCTACAACAGCGACAACAGCGCCATCGCCCGCTCCGGCGGTTACCGCCAGCGGCACGACCAGGAGGTCAACGGTGACCGCATCGAGCTGACTCACCAGGCTCAACTGTTCGGCCTGGCCAGCGATTGGGCGCTGGGCGTGGATTACAACACCAACCAGCAAACCAACTACCCGTTGTCCAAAGGCGCCTTCGACACCATCGATCCAGATGGCTTCGAGCCGGGCCACTTCCTGGACATTCCGGGGATGGATGCACCGCGCAGTAAAGGTCGCAGCACTTGGACTGATACTTCTTCGGCGTTCGTCGAGAACCGCACGCGCCTGACCGAGCAACTGGCACTGATCACTGCGCTGCGCTATGACCATATCGATTTCGAGGTGGTCGATCATGCGGCGCAGGCCAGGCTCGACAAGCGTTGGGATGCAATCACGGGACGCCTGGGCCTGGTGTACGACCTGACGTCGAATGTCAGCCTTTATACCCAATATAGTACGTCGGCCGAGCCGCCGGGAGGGACGCTTACCAGCGCCTCCATTGCCCAGGTGGGCGACTTCGACTTGAGCACCGGTCGCCAATTCGAGGTGGGCAGCAAGTTCGATTTTCTTGACGGTCGCGGCTCGGCCACCGCCGCGGCCTACCGCATCGTGCGCAAGAACATCTCCGTCCCCTCCTCGACGGTGCCCAACACCACCGAACAAGCGGGTCAACAAACCTCCACCGGCATAGAGCTGGCCGCGTCATTCAAGATCACGCCCAAGCTATTGGCGGCCGGTAACTTCAGTTGGGTAAGGGCTGAGTACGACGAGTTCAATGAAACCATCGCCGGTGTTGTGTTCTCGCGCAAAGGCAAGAATCCGGTGAATATTCCCGACCGCGTAGCCAATCTCTGGCTGACCTATGACGTGGCTCCTGACTGGCAGCTCGGGGCTGACGTGCGCTATGTGTCGTCGGTCTACGCCAACACCGCCAATACGACCTGGGTGCCCTCGTACACTGTCTATGGTTTGTCCATGACCCACGATCTGGACAAACACGTACAGGTCAGCGCGCGCCTGCGCAACCTGACCGACGAGGTCTATGCCCGTTTCATCCACCAGAGCAACACCCAGTATTACGTGGGCGAGCCGCGCAGTCTGGAAATCGCTGTGCAGTGGAAGTACTGA
- a CDS encoding methyl-accepting chemotaxis protein, with the protein MIAQLVKRIGNASSDLQVAAADTNEVANNMNLAAGRQREAVELVSTAFNEMLATANEVARSCSAAASSADEGYRDVHDGQKQISEATGSVLKLSEELQVSTQTMQLLEQDSNNINAILDTIRSIAEQTNLLALNAAIEAARAGDQGRGFAVVADEVRALARRTSDSTGEIDSLLGNLARRTQEVTQQMQGSLQASQASVQRIQRARDSFDKIRASVDSIRDQNTQIATAAEEQHQVAEEINRHIAQIHADAQMVEEFAHSAHAGSGRMTAISGQLQGLVGRFKF; encoded by the coding sequence ATGATCGCTCAGTTGGTGAAGCGTATTGGCAATGCGTCGTCCGATCTGCAAGTCGCTGCCGCTGACACCAACGAAGTCGCCAATAACATGAACCTGGCTGCCGGCCGCCAACGTGAGGCGGTGGAATTGGTAAGCACCGCTTTCAATGAAATGCTCGCCACTGCCAATGAGGTCGCACGTTCCTGCAGTGCCGCGGCGTCGAGTGCTGACGAAGGCTACCGCGACGTGCACGATGGCCAGAAGCAAATCAGCGAAGCCACCGGCAGCGTGCTCAAGCTCAGTGAGGAGCTGCAGGTATCGACCCAGACCATGCAGCTGCTCGAGCAAGACAGCAATAACATCAATGCGATTCTCGACACCATTCGCTCGATTGCCGAGCAGACCAACTTGCTGGCGCTCAACGCCGCCATCGAAGCCGCCCGTGCGGGTGATCAAGGGCGTGGCTTTGCAGTGGTCGCGGATGAAGTTCGCGCCCTGGCTCGTCGCACCTCCGACTCTACCGGCGAAATAGACAGCCTACTGGGTAACCTCGCTCGCCGCACCCAGGAAGTCACCCAGCAGATGCAAGGCAGCCTGCAAGCGTCCCAGGCTAGCGTGCAGCGGATCCAGCGGGCCCGCGACAGCTTCGACAAGATCCGCGCTTCAGTGGACTCGATTCGCGACCAGAACACCCAGATCGCCACGGCGGCAGAGGAGCAGCATCAAGTGGCGGAGGAGATCAATCGGCACATCGCACAGATCCACGCCGATGCGCAGATGGTAGAGGAGTTCGCGCATTCAGCCCATGCCGGATCGGGGCGAATGACGGCCATTTCTGGCCAACTTCAAGGATTGGTCGGGCGCTTCAAGTTTTAG
- a CDS encoding NAD(P)/FAD-dependent oxidoreductase, with the protein MNDKQVVVLGAGIVGISTALHLQRRGCAVTLVDKGAPGRETSYGNAGIIQREAVEPYGFPRDLASLMRVVTKRDIGVNYHLRALPEYMPTLTRYWANSAPRHYQAIADAFRTLVEHSISEHSELIEQSEAQHLIVRKGWIQAFRTPEKYEKAMESAQRVSAHGVLSQALDGAGLRLAEPALGEALVGGIHWLQPWTCVDPGELVQRYAELFLREGGQFERGDARSLRQAGAGWRVSTESGPVEASQVVVALGPWAQELLRPMGYRIPLFIKRGYHAHFADGANLSRPVLDTEQGYMLAPMKRGVRLSTGAEFARLDAPLTPVQLGKAESAARQLLALGSQVERTPWSGARPCTVDMKPVIGAAPSHKGLWFNFGHAHQGFTLGPVSGRLLAELMMGETPVVEPAPFAPGRF; encoded by the coding sequence GTGAACGACAAACAAGTAGTAGTACTGGGTGCCGGCATCGTTGGTATAAGCACGGCCCTGCATCTGCAACGCCGGGGCTGTGCGGTGACCTTGGTAGACAAGGGGGCGCCCGGGCGCGAGACGTCATACGGTAATGCCGGGATCATCCAGCGCGAGGCCGTTGAACCGTACGGGTTCCCAAGGGACCTGGCGAGCCTGATGAGAGTGGTGACCAAGCGCGATATCGGCGTCAATTATCATCTGCGTGCGCTGCCGGAGTACATGCCTACGCTGACCAGGTATTGGGCCAACTCAGCGCCAAGGCATTACCAAGCTATTGCGGACGCCTTTCGGACCTTGGTCGAGCATTCAATCAGCGAGCACTCCGAGTTGATCGAGCAAAGCGAGGCCCAACACCTGATCGTGCGCAAAGGTTGGATTCAAGCTTTTCGAACCCCGGAAAAATATGAAAAGGCGATGGAGAGCGCCCAGCGTGTGAGTGCGCACGGTGTATTGTCGCAAGCGTTGGACGGCGCCGGGCTCAGGCTCGCAGAACCCGCTTTGGGTGAAGCTCTCGTTGGGGGGATTCACTGGCTTCAACCTTGGACCTGTGTTGATCCGGGAGAGCTGGTGCAACGCTATGCCGAGCTCTTCTTGCGTGAGGGCGGACAGTTTGAACGCGGCGATGCCCGTTCATTGCGCCAAGCGGGAGCTGGCTGGCGAGTCTCCACCGAGTCCGGGCCGGTCGAAGCATCACAGGTCGTCGTGGCGCTTGGTCCTTGGGCCCAAGAGTTGCTGAGGCCCATGGGTTACCGCATCCCGTTGTTTATCAAGCGTGGTTATCACGCCCATTTCGCCGACGGGGCAAACTTGAGTCGCCCCGTGCTTGATACCGAGCAAGGCTACATGTTGGCGCCGATGAAGCGTGGTGTGCGTCTATCAACGGGGGCCGAATTCGCCCGTCTCGATGCGCCTCTGACCCCAGTGCAGCTAGGGAAGGCCGAAAGCGCGGCCCGACAACTCTTGGCATTGGGATCTCAGGTTGAGCGGACGCCATGGAGCGGTGCGCGACCTTGTACCGTTGATATGAAACCGGTCATTGGTGCCGCGCCGTCGCATAAGGGGCTCTGGTTCAACTTCGGCCATGCTCATCAAGGTTTTACGCTAGGTCCGGTCAGTGGCCGGCTGCTTGCGGAATTAATGATGGGAGAAACACCAGTGGTAGAGCCGGCACCCTTCGCTCCTGGGCGTTTCTGA
- a CDS encoding RidA family protein, producing MTVSNLPFSKVRHSQGLVFLSGELPFNEDGSFPEGIEAQTRLTLMRIAQTLEAESLSLDDVVSVTVYLTERSNFAEFNRIYASFFTANLPVRATVCAGLVVDALVEISVIAQQRA from the coding sequence ATGACGGTTAGCAATCTGCCCTTTTCAAAAGTCCGCCACAGCCAAGGTCTCGTGTTTTTGTCTGGAGAGTTGCCGTTCAATGAGGATGGCAGCTTCCCGGAGGGTATCGAGGCACAAACGCGCCTGACCTTGATGCGCATTGCTCAAACACTGGAAGCTGAGTCACTGTCGTTGGATGACGTTGTGAGCGTCACGGTGTACTTGACCGAGCGGAGTAACTTCGCCGAGTTCAACAGGATTTATGCTTCGTTTTTCACGGCCAATTTGCCTGTTCGCGCTACCGTCTGTGCCGGCCTCGTGGTGGATGCGTTGGTTGAAATCAGTGTCATCGCGCAGCAGCGTGCTTGA
- a CDS encoding aminotransferase class I/II-fold pyridoxal phosphate-dependent enzyme: MNANDLTLLARAEVRELASYNAGLAADAVRKRFGLTRVAKLGSNENPMGTAPAVNAATTQACHEIALYPDSGCQALRSALSEKLDVPEDRFVFGNGSEDLLSVISRVFLDHDDEVVTVVPSFGLHFIFPVAAGARVIGVPMTDQGTFDVAAMISALTPHTHVLMFSCPSNPVGCTLSAIELKQLLDALPPKCLLVFDEAYYEYAQWEPEYPDCLGLIQASGKPFILLRTFSKAYSLAGLRIGYGIVSDPLLADLINRLRTPFNVNRVAQAAAVAALADENHLNAGLSHVASERRRLEIALQEQGITTAPSMANFLFFSTPYPAEVINQALLREGVIIKPWREAGYTQYLRVSIGSCEDNDLFLHSLARVLAAQETRTD; this comes from the coding sequence ATGAACGCCAACGACCTGACCCTGCTTGCTCGCGCTGAAGTACGCGAATTGGCCAGTTACAACGCCGGCCTCGCCGCTGATGCAGTGCGCAAACGCTTCGGTCTGACACGCGTCGCTAAATTGGGCAGCAATGAAAACCCAATGGGCACCGCCCCCGCTGTCAACGCCGCGACCACCCAAGCCTGCCATGAGATTGCGCTGTACCCCGACTCTGGCTGCCAGGCACTACGCTCCGCACTCTCGGAAAAACTTGATGTTCCGGAAGATCGCTTCGTGTTCGGCAACGGTTCTGAGGATTTGCTGAGTGTCATCAGCCGAGTGTTTCTGGACCATGATGATGAAGTGGTTACCGTAGTGCCCTCCTTCGGCTTGCATTTTATTTTTCCAGTGGCAGCCGGCGCTCGGGTAATCGGTGTCCCCATGACCGACCAAGGCACTTTTGACGTGGCGGCCATGATTTCCGCCCTTACACCGCATACCCATGTGCTGATGTTTTCCTGCCCCTCCAATCCGGTTGGCTGCACCTTGAGCGCAATCGAATTGAAGCAATTGCTCGATGCATTACCTCCGAAGTGCTTGCTGGTGTTTGACGAAGCCTATTACGAATACGCCCAATGGGAGCCTGAGTACCCAGACTGCCTCGGCTTGATCCAGGCCAGCGGCAAGCCGTTTATCCTGCTTCGAACCTTCTCCAAGGCCTATTCATTGGCAGGTTTACGCATCGGCTATGGCATTGTCAGCGACCCGCTACTGGCCGATTTGATCAATCGCCTGCGCACCCCCTTCAACGTAAACCGAGTGGCCCAAGCCGCTGCGGTCGCCGCGCTGGCCGATGAAAATCATCTGAATGCTGGCCTCTCCCACGTCGCCAGCGAACGCCGACGACTGGAGATCGCACTGCAAGAGCAAGGCATCACAACTGCCCCCTCCATGGCTAACTTCCTTTTTTTCAGCACCCCTTATCCTGCCGAAGTCATCAACCAGGCATTGCTGCGAGAAGGGGTCATCATCAAGCCTTGGCGCGAAGCGGGATATACTCAGTACTTGCGGGTATCTATAGGAAGCTGTGAGGATAACGATCTTTTCCTCCATTCCTTGGCAAGAGTCCTTGCCGCACAAGAGACACGGACCGACTGA